The following coding sequences lie in one Drosophila sulfurigaster albostrigata strain 15112-1811.04 chromosome 2R, ASM2355843v2, whole genome shotgun sequence genomic window:
- the LOC133836454 gene encoding glycosaminoglycan xylosylkinase homolog — protein sequence MNKRGVIIVCIIATLLCVVLGANFYFMYYLNAEEGQLSSVRALENMIRHKIRHLKPAYLNRNPRFFMFRNKLLKNYKLNAYENASVLWEIANWWPQENEIYPLYDSSMGQLLKTLRDEPITKVQNLARGTQLKLLMRLNNQQKVIFKPQWYPRDFVVEGVVYSGKDRHAAEVYAFYLGAVLDLRWTPIVVGRVVNLKKEIYANGDQELQHTIKIETSEEDGKETYCLYGKCHYCNEDEVVCGDEKHNIEGVMIYIVPGTLAKRRSPWQRTYKEEKRAPWEDDMTYCKSLKSKMETIRLLDLIDVAIFDYLIQNGDRHHYETREERVVLIDNGKAFGNPNKDHLDILAPLYQCCLIRKSTWDRLQVFSGGVLSEIVDRLSKQDALYPLITDKHKRGVERRLLVVFAVVEYCMDKEGDKMFKTL from the exons ATGAACAAACGCGGTGTCATCATTGTGTGCATCATTGCCACACTCCTCTGTGTGGTGCTCGGTGCCAACTTCTACTTCATGTACTATCTCAATGCCGAGGAGGGACAGTTGTCCAGTGTGCGTGCCCTGGAGAACATGATACGGCACAAGATACGGCATTTGAAGCCGGCGTATTTGAATCGCAATCCACGTTTCTTTATGTTTCGCAACAAGCTGCTCAAGAACTACAAACTGAATGCGTACGAAAATGCCAGCGTCCTCTGGGAGATTGCCAATTGG TGGCCGCAAGAGAATGAGATTTATCCACTCTACGACTCATCGATGGGTCAGTTGCTCAAAACACTGCGCGATGAGCCCATCACCAAGGTACAAAACTTGGCACGTGGCACCCAGTTGAAGCTGCTTATGCGCCTTAATAATCAGCAGAAGGTTATATTCAAACCACAATGGTATCCACGTGACTTTGTCGTCGAGGGAGTCGTATACAGTGGCAAAGATCGACATGCCGCCGAGGTATACGCCTTCTATTTGGGCGCTGTGCTCGATCTGCGCTGGACTCCGATTGTGGTGGGTCGTGTTGTGAATTTGAAAAAAGAAATCTATGCGAATGGCGATCAAGAACTGCAGCATACGATCAAAATCGAAACAAGTGAAGAGGATGGTAAGGAAACGTATTGCTTATATGGCAAATGCCACTATTGCAATGAGGATGAAGTGGTTTGTGGCGATGAGAAGCATAACATTGAGGGTGTTATGATCTACATTGTACCTGGAACACTAGCCAAGCGACGCTCGCCCTGGCAGCGCACCTATAAAGAGGAAAAGCGAGCCCCGTGGGAAGATGATATGACCTACTGCAA ATCGCTCAAGAGCAAAATGGAAACAATACGCCTGCTGGACCTCATAGATGTGGCCATTTTTGATTATCTGATACAGAATGGCGATCGCCATCATTATGAAACCCGAGAGGAGCGAGTGGTACTTATCGATAATGGCAAAGCATTTGGCAATCCCAACAAAGATCACTTGGACATTCTGGCACCGCTATATCAATGCTGTCT TATTCGAAAGTCAACTTGGGATCGATTGCAAGTTTTCTCCGGGGGCGTGTTATCTGAAATTGTGGATCGTCTGTCCAAACAGGATGCACTTTATCCGCTCATCACCGACAAGCACAAACGTGGTGTGGAGCGAAGATTACTGGTGGTGTTTGCTGTCGTCGAGTATTGCATGGACAAGGAGGGTGATAAGATGTTCAAAACGCTGTAA